One segment of Macrotis lagotis isolate mMagLag1 chromosome 1, bilby.v1.9.chrom.fasta, whole genome shotgun sequence DNA contains the following:
- the LOC141509196 gene encoding alpha-enolase isoform X2: MSILKIIAREIFDSRGNPTVEVDLFTSKGLFRAAVPSGASTGIHEALELRDNDKTRYMGKGVSRPVKYINEFLATALCTQKLNVVEQEKIDKLMIEMDGSENKSKFGANAILGVSLAVCKAGAAEKGVSLFRHIADLAGNEEVILPVPAFNVINGGSHAGNKLAMQEFMILPVGASNFKEAMRIGAEVYHNLKNVIKKKYGQDATNVGDEGGFAPNILENKEALELLKEAIGKAGYTDKVVIGMDVAASEFFRSGKYDLDFKSPDDPSRYISPAELGDLYKSFIRDYPVVSIEDPFDQDDWEAWKNFTETAGIQVVGDDLTVTNPKRIEKAVNEKACNCLLLKVNQIGSVTESLQACKLAQSNGWGVMVSHRSGETEDTFIADLVVGLCTGQIKTGAPCRSERLAKYNQILRIEEELGSKAKFAGRNFRNPLAK; the protein is encoded by the exons ATGTCAATTTTGAAGATCATTGCAAGAGAGATCTTTGACTCTCGTGGAAACCCCACTGTTGAAGTTGATCTCTTTACTTCAAAAG GTCTCTTCAGAGCTGCTGTGCCCAGTGGGGCTTCTACTGGCATCCATGAAGCCCTGGAGCTCCGAGACAATGATAAGACCCGATATATGGGGAAAG GTGTCTCCAGACCGGTTAAATATATTAATGAGTTCCTGGCAACAGCCTTATGTACCCAG AAACTGAATGTTGTGGAGCAGGAGAAGATTGACAAATTGATGATAGAGATGGATGGTTCTGAGAATAAAT CTAAATTTGGAGCAAATGCTATTTTGGGAGTGTCTCTGGCTGTTTGTAAGGCTGGGGCTGCAGAGAAAGGTGTCTCCTTGTTCCGCCATATTGCTGATCTTGCAGGCAATGAAGAAGTCATCCTGCCAGTTCCA GCCTTCAATGTGATCAATGGTGGCTCCCATGCTGGCAACAAGCTAGCAATGCAAGAGTTCATGATTCTCCCTGTTGGAGCATCAAATTTCAAGGAGGCCATGCGCATTGGAGCTGAGGTCTACCACAACCTGAAGAATGTgattaagaagaaatatggaCAGGATGCCACCAATGTAGGAGATGAAGGTGGCTTTGCTCCTAACATCCTGGAGAATAAAGAAG CTCTCGAGCTGCTGAAGGAAGCAATTGGCAAGGCTGGCTATACTGACAAGGTTGTAATTGGCATGGATGTTGCTGCCTCTGAATTCTTCCGGTCTGGGAAATATGACTTGGACTTCAAGTCTCCTGATGATCCCAGCAGATACATCTCACCTGCTGAGCTTGGGGACCTTTACAAGAGCTTCATCCGGGACTATCCAG TGGTGTCTATTGAAGATCCCTTTGACCAGGATGATTGGGAAGCTTGGAAGAATTTTACTGAAACAGCAGGCATCCAGGTTGTAGGGGATGATCTCACAGTGACCAATCCCAAGCGCATTGAAAAGGCTGTGAATGAGAAAGCTTGCAATTGCCTCCTGCTCAAAGTGAACCAGATTGGCTCCGTGACGGAATCTCTCCAGGC GTGTAAGCTGGCCCAGTCCAATGGCTGGGGAGTAATGGTTTCCCATCGCTCTGGAGAGACTGAAGATACCTTCATTGCAGACCTGGTGGTGGGTCTCTGCACTGGGCAG ATCAAGACTGGGGCCCCCTGCCGATCTGAGCGTTTGGCCAAGTATAACCAAATTCTCAG AATTGAGGAAGAACTGGGCAGCAAGGCTAAATttgctggaaggaacttcagaaacccTCTGGCCAAGTAA
- the LOC141509196 gene encoding alpha-enolase isoform X1 — protein sequence MSILKIIAREIFDSRGNPTVEVDLFTSKGLFRAAVPSGASTGIHEALELRDNDKTRYMGKGVSKAVEHINKTIAPTLISKKLNVVEQEKIDKLMIEMDGSENKSKFGANAILGVSLAVCKAGAAEKGVSLFRHIADLAGNEEVILPVPAFNVINGGSHAGNKLAMQEFMILPVGASNFKEAMRIGAEVYHNLKNVIKKKYGQDATNVGDEGGFAPNILENKEALELLKEAIGKAGYTDKVVIGMDVAASEFFRSGKYDLDFKSPDDPSRYISPAELGDLYKSFIRDYPVVSIEDPFDQDDWEAWKNFTETAGIQVVGDDLTVTNPKRIEKAVNEKACNCLLLKVNQIGSVTESLQACKLAQSNGWGVMVSHRSGETEDTFIADLVVGLCTGQIKTGAPCRSERLAKYNQILRIEEELGSKAKFAGRNFRNPLAK from the exons ATGTCAATTTTGAAGATCATTGCAAGAGAGATCTTTGACTCTCGTGGAAACCCCACTGTTGAAGTTGATCTCTTTACTTCAAAAG GTCTCTTCAGAGCTGCTGTGCCCAGTGGGGCTTCTACTGGCATCCATGAAGCCCTGGAGCTCCGAGACAATGATAAGACCCGATATATGGGGAAAG GTGTCTCAAAAGCGGTTGAGcacatcaataaaactattgCCCCGACCCTGATTAGCAAG AAACTGAATGTTGTGGAGCAGGAGAAGATTGACAAATTGATGATAGAGATGGATGGTTCTGAGAATAAAT CTAAATTTGGAGCAAATGCTATTTTGGGAGTGTCTCTGGCTGTTTGTAAGGCTGGGGCTGCAGAGAAAGGTGTCTCCTTGTTCCGCCATATTGCTGATCTTGCAGGCAATGAAGAAGTCATCCTGCCAGTTCCA GCCTTCAATGTGATCAATGGTGGCTCCCATGCTGGCAACAAGCTAGCAATGCAAGAGTTCATGATTCTCCCTGTTGGAGCATCAAATTTCAAGGAGGCCATGCGCATTGGAGCTGAGGTCTACCACAACCTGAAGAATGTgattaagaagaaatatggaCAGGATGCCACCAATGTAGGAGATGAAGGTGGCTTTGCTCCTAACATCCTGGAGAATAAAGAAG CTCTCGAGCTGCTGAAGGAAGCAATTGGCAAGGCTGGCTATACTGACAAGGTTGTAATTGGCATGGATGTTGCTGCCTCTGAATTCTTCCGGTCTGGGAAATATGACTTGGACTTCAAGTCTCCTGATGATCCCAGCAGATACATCTCACCTGCTGAGCTTGGGGACCTTTACAAGAGCTTCATCCGGGACTATCCAG TGGTGTCTATTGAAGATCCCTTTGACCAGGATGATTGGGAAGCTTGGAAGAATTTTACTGAAACAGCAGGCATCCAGGTTGTAGGGGATGATCTCACAGTGACCAATCCCAAGCGCATTGAAAAGGCTGTGAATGAGAAAGCTTGCAATTGCCTCCTGCTCAAAGTGAACCAGATTGGCTCCGTGACGGAATCTCTCCAGGC GTGTAAGCTGGCCCAGTCCAATGGCTGGGGAGTAATGGTTTCCCATCGCTCTGGAGAGACTGAAGATACCTTCATTGCAGACCTGGTGGTGGGTCTCTGCACTGGGCAG ATCAAGACTGGGGCCCCCTGCCGATCTGAGCGTTTGGCCAAGTATAACCAAATTCTCAG AATTGAGGAAGAACTGGGCAGCAAGGCTAAATttgctggaaggaacttcagaaacccTCTGGCCAAGTAA